A stretch of Mycobacterium sp. ITM-2016-00316 DNA encodes these proteins:
- a CDS encoding DsbA family protein, with product MTNPPASVDFHFDIMCPYAYQTSLWIREVRAQTGLTVNWRFFSLEEINRQEGKKHPWERDWSYGWSMMRIGALLRRNSMEDLDAWYSRAGKALHVDGHKPHEKAVAEHLLAELGFDSGLVEAAIADPTTNDEVLAEHRRVVDADGYGVPTMFFPDGQCLFGPVLLDPPTGQAAVRLWDAVLAWTEFPHLYELQRPKTGADERLIAETFRPYLEARDWVSINRGEVISFGGPGAPDQPAQTSST from the coding sequence GTGACGAACCCACCCGCATCCGTCGATTTCCACTTCGACATCATGTGCCCCTACGCATATCAGACCTCGCTGTGGATCCGCGAGGTGCGCGCGCAGACCGGCCTCACCGTGAATTGGCGCTTCTTCAGCCTCGAAGAGATCAACCGTCAGGAAGGCAAAAAGCACCCGTGGGAACGGGACTGGTCCTACGGCTGGTCGATGATGCGCATCGGCGCCCTGCTGCGCCGCAACTCGATGGAAGACCTGGACGCCTGGTACAGCCGAGCCGGAAAGGCCCTGCACGTCGACGGGCACAAGCCACATGAAAAGGCGGTCGCCGAACACCTCCTTGCGGAACTCGGCTTCGACTCCGGGCTCGTCGAGGCGGCGATCGCCGACCCCACCACCAACGACGAGGTGCTGGCCGAACACCGGCGGGTGGTCGATGCCGACGGTTACGGCGTACCGACGATGTTCTTCCCCGACGGGCAGTGCCTCTTCGGGCCGGTGCTCCTCGATCCGCCGACCGGGCAGGCCGCCGTCCGACTCTGGGATGCCGTCCTGGCCTGGACCGAGTTCCCACACCTCTACGAGCTTCAGCGGCCCAAGACCGGCGCCGACGAGCGGCTGATCGCCGAGACCTTCCGCCCCTATCTGGAGGCTCGTGACTGGGTCTCGATCAACCGCGGCGAGGTGATCAGCTTCGGTGGCCCCGGGGCTCCCGATCAGCCCGCCCAGACGTCCTCGACGTAG
- a CDS encoding maleylpyruvate isomerase family mycothiol-dependent enzyme — protein MRSLGEIRTATERSFQATETICAGLDDADWQAQSLCPDWNVRAVVSHVTSIEAVLSDWLPEDAAALPPLEKMTECERDTAGLDNAAFLEKVCAIYDHRRRNLASLTEVDLQRPSWTPVGPKTYGRFLEIRVFDFWVHERDIATPLGIETDDTGVDAEIALGEVEGSLGYIVGKKIGLPDGKSIAFHLTGPIVRDLNIAVDGKATMVDHLPHPDVEIMAESTTFIQLACGRIDPQQAIDSGAIRWNGDAELGERAARNLRFTM, from the coding sequence ATGAGGAGCCTCGGCGAGATCCGTACCGCCACCGAACGGTCCTTTCAGGCCACGGAGACCATCTGCGCCGGACTCGACGACGCCGACTGGCAGGCGCAGTCGCTCTGCCCGGACTGGAATGTCCGAGCCGTCGTCAGCCATGTCACCAGCATTGAAGCGGTGCTGTCTGACTGGCTACCCGAGGACGCCGCGGCGCTTCCGCCGCTGGAGAAGATGACGGAGTGCGAACGCGACACCGCCGGTCTGGACAACGCGGCCTTCCTCGAAAAGGTCTGCGCCATCTACGATCACCGCCGGCGCAATCTCGCCTCCTTGACCGAGGTGGATCTGCAACGACCTTCCTGGACGCCGGTCGGCCCGAAAACCTACGGGCGATTCCTGGAGATCCGGGTCTTCGACTTCTGGGTCCATGAACGCGATATCGCGACCCCGCTGGGCATCGAGACCGACGACACCGGCGTCGACGCCGAGATCGCACTCGGCGAGGTGGAGGGTTCGCTGGGCTACATCGTCGGCAAGAAGATCGGACTGCCCGACGGCAAGAGCATCGCCTTCCACCTCACCGGGCCGATCGTTCGCGATCTCAACATCGCCGTCGACGGCAAGGCCACCATGGTCGACCACCTGCCGCATCCGGACGTCGAGATCATGGCCGAATCAACCACATTCATCCAGCTCGCCTGCGGACGCATCGATCCTCAACAGGCGATCGACTCCGGTGCGATCAGGTGGAACGGCGACGCGGAACTCGGCGAGCGGGCCGCCCGCAACCTCAGGTTCACGATGTGA
- a CDS encoding PE-PPE domain-containing protein, with protein sequence MLGPVRAAAALFCAAALVSGVGAHTAPVQTAAREVGLTANTYGIQPLLLGRGDAVTPVLSGRPCGQGQCTVIEHPADLSAGSIPTGIANLHQTLIEDQSTGITVFGLSQGGQVITGWLDIHGATAARQGDVTFVTVGSPESPGGFRDFFGFTDPSTPEDSGYAVITIVQQYDGWGNWPTRLGLLSALNATMGMFTIHNEYDEVDDAPYTEEGILEALAADPNGEVNRIWKSGGTYYVVNHTDLIPLAVPLTWIGLNGVARWVDDILRPIIDADYRLPAHGSGITVPAPTAEPEARTQRVSLSTEDTAETVVESLRAALPSGEVDTASPMASTEPVKVATASPMVSTESVKVATASPTDIASASLETPTEKRDAKKAERAAAEAEKQAEREAKKAERAAAEAEKQAERDAKKAERAAARAEKEAELDAKKADAPAADPGDAAE encoded by the coding sequence ATGCTAGGACCCGTCCGTGCGGCAGCCGCCCTCTTCTGCGCCGCCGCGCTGGTATCGGGTGTGGGGGCGCACACCGCCCCTGTGCAGACCGCCGCGCGCGAGGTGGGGCTCACAGCCAACACCTACGGAATCCAGCCGCTGCTCCTGGGCCGCGGCGACGCGGTCACGCCCGTGCTTTCGGGACGCCCGTGCGGACAGGGGCAGTGCACCGTCATCGAGCATCCCGCCGACCTGAGCGCGGGCTCTATTCCCACCGGTATCGCCAACCTGCATCAGACCCTGATCGAGGATCAGAGCACGGGCATCACCGTCTTCGGTCTCAGCCAGGGCGGGCAGGTCATCACCGGATGGCTGGACATCCACGGTGCCACGGCCGCTCGTCAGGGCGACGTCACCTTTGTGACGGTGGGAAGCCCAGAATCCCCAGGCGGGTTCCGTGACTTTTTCGGGTTCACCGACCCGTCCACCCCTGAGGACAGCGGGTATGCGGTCATCACCATCGTCCAGCAATACGACGGCTGGGGGAACTGGCCCACCAGACTAGGGCTGCTCTCCGCCCTCAACGCAACGATGGGCATGTTCACCATCCACAACGAGTACGACGAGGTGGACGACGCTCCCTACACCGAGGAGGGGATTCTCGAAGCCCTCGCCGCCGACCCAAACGGCGAGGTGAACCGCATTTGGAAGTCCGGCGGCACCTACTACGTGGTGAACCACACCGACCTGATTCCGCTCGCCGTCCCGCTGACGTGGATCGGTCTCAACGGCGTCGCGCGATGGGTCGACGACATCTTGCGTCCGATCATCGACGCGGACTACCGCCTTCCCGCCCACGGCAGCGGGATCACCGTTCCCGCTCCCACTGCCGAACCGGAAGCGCGTACCCAACGGGTCTCCCTGTCCACCGAAGACACCGCTGAGACGGTCGTCGAGTCCCTGCGGGCTGCGTTGCCATCGGGTGAGGTGGACACCGCATCGCCGATGGCCAGTACCGAACCTGTGAAGGTGGCCACCGCGTCGCCGATGGTCAGTACCGAATCCGTGAAGGTGGCCACCGCGTCTCCGACCGACATCGCCAGCGCATCGTTGGAGACACCTACCGAGAAGCGCGACGCCAAGAAGGCCGAGCGTGCCGCCGCGGAGGCGGAGAAGCAAGCGGAACGCGAAGCCAAGAAGGCCGAACGTGCGGCCGCGGAGGCGGAGAAGCAAGCGGAACGCGACGCCAAGAAGGCCGAACGTGCCGCCGCGAGGGCGGAGAAGGAAGCGGAACTCGACGCCAAGAAGGCGGACGCTCCGGCAGCCGATCCAGGTGACGCCGCCGAGTAA
- a CDS encoding type IV toxin-antitoxin system AbiEi family antitoxin: MAPTRSTPIPAALAQAPLRTIRPRDAGAVYAHPRTQLVRLADHGLLHRLADGYYVVVPQDMVGRRWIPDLEAAAAGIATTIYGHDDIVVMGLSAARLHGVLPRAVATAVVAVPRRHHPIALTDRPAVVRFVQRDTRSLDAERIPTELGPALVTTPEQTVLDLAHRPTLGDNESDVPDTVAALYSRSDKKRLQRLATEQRRLASLRRAEDWAEVDHRP; encoded by the coding sequence GTGGCGCCAACCCGCAGCACGCCGATTCCTGCCGCCCTGGCACAGGCTCCGCTGCGGACGATCCGGCCCCGCGATGCCGGCGCTGTGTATGCCCATCCCAGGACCCAGCTGGTCCGACTGGCCGATCATGGTCTGCTCCACCGCCTCGCCGACGGCTACTACGTTGTCGTTCCCCAGGACATGGTGGGACGTCGGTGGATCCCCGACCTGGAGGCCGCCGCCGCGGGAATCGCCACAACGATCTACGGCCATGACGACATCGTCGTCATGGGACTCAGTGCCGCACGTCTGCACGGAGTCCTTCCGCGCGCCGTGGCAACCGCAGTCGTGGCAGTGCCACGCCGACACCATCCCATCGCACTGACCGATCGTCCCGCGGTCGTGCGGTTCGTACAGCGCGACACCCGCAGTCTCGACGCCGAACGCATCCCTACCGAACTGGGGCCGGCATTAGTGACCACGCCTGAACAGACAGTCCTCGACCTCGCCCACCGCCCAACCCTCGGCGATAACGAATCCGACGTTCCTGACACTGTCGCCGCCCTGTACTCACGCAGCGACAAGAAACGCCTCCAGCGCCTCGCCACCGAACAACGCCGCCTGGCATCCCTGCGCCGGGCAGAAGACTGGGCGGAAGTTGATCATCGACCCTGA
- a CDS encoding nucleotidyl transferase AbiEii/AbiGii toxin family protein, with translation MDPDERDSVATQFGVSTEQVERDHLISHILAFLSREFGDRLHFIGGTALARTHLPDGRLSEDIDLIAIGSRKAVANELDATLPRAVARTHGKLTVEPALSVTADTLPVLLRPSDRRPVRLQLLSARDRVVWPTERRDLLQRYAEAPAAELLVPTLPAFAASKTATWTDRHAARDLWDLWALSRVGAIDADAAALFRRYGPTNKAPTLRMFDRTPTDAEWQAQLAGQTRLTVTAAEALAAVREAWRQALRAAKTVMNGE, from the coding sequence ATCGACCCTGACGAACGCGACTCGGTCGCAACGCAGTTCGGTGTGTCCACCGAACAAGTCGAGCGCGACCACCTTATTTCCCACATCCTCGCGTTCCTCAGCCGTGAGTTCGGTGACCGCCTCCACTTCATAGGCGGCACCGCCCTGGCCCGTACCCACCTTCCCGACGGACGGCTGAGTGAGGACATCGACCTCATCGCCATCGGCAGCCGCAAAGCGGTGGCCAACGAGCTCGACGCCACACTCCCCCGCGCCGTCGCGCGCACCCACGGCAAGCTGACCGTCGAACCCGCCCTAAGCGTTACAGCAGATACCCTGCCGGTGCTACTGCGCCCTTCGGACCGACGCCCAGTGCGCCTCCAATTGCTATCCGCACGCGACCGGGTCGTGTGGCCGACGGAACGCCGCGATCTATTACAGCGCTATGCGGAAGCACCCGCTGCTGAACTGCTTGTGCCAACTCTCCCCGCGTTCGCGGCGTCGAAGACGGCGACATGGACGGACCGGCACGCAGCCCGCGATCTCTGGGACCTTTGGGCACTTAGCCGAGTCGGCGCTATTGACGCAGACGCTGCGGCGCTGTTTCGGCGGTACGGACCAACCAACAAGGCGCCGACGCTGCGCATGTTCGACCGAACCCCGACGGACGCCGAGTGGCAGGCGCAGCTGGCCGGACAGACCCGCCTGACCGTGACGGCAGCCGAAGCGCTCGCCGCCGTACGCGAGGCGTGGCGGCAGGCATTACGAGCTGCGAAGACGGTCATGAACGGTGAATAA
- a CDS encoding phage holin family protein — MIRFLLRIAVFLGSSAIGLLVASLIVPGVTLRPLGFLTAVVIFTVAQGILSPFFLKMASRYASAFLGGIGLVSTLAALILASLFSSGISIRGIGSWVAATVLVWLVTAVATLVLPMLVIKKKTATS; from the coding sequence GTGATCAGATTCCTGCTGCGCATCGCCGTGTTCCTGGGGTCCTCGGCCATCGGGCTGCTGGTCGCCTCGCTGATCGTGCCCGGCGTGACACTGCGCCCGCTCGGATTCCTCACCGCGGTGGTCATTTTCACCGTCGCGCAGGGCATCCTGTCGCCGTTCTTCCTCAAGATGGCCAGCCGCTACGCCTCGGCCTTCCTCGGCGGGATCGGCCTGGTCTCCACTCTGGCCGCACTGATCCTGGCCTCGCTGTTCTCCAGCGGTATCAGCATCCGCGGCATCGGTTCCTGGGTCGCCGCCACCGTGCTCGTCTGGCTGGTCACCGCGGTGGCCACGTTGGTGCTGCCGATGCTGGTGATCAAGAAGAAGACCGCCACCAGCTGA
- a CDS encoding LLM class F420-dependent oxidoreductase, which yields MRIGLHALGIGNGANRLILDAVAVAAERCGFATLWSGEHVVMVDSSQSRYPYSDDGQIAVPSTADWIDPLIGLSFAAAATSTIGIATGVLLLPEHNPVVMAKQAATLDTLSGGRFTLGVGVGWSREEFDALGVPFERRTARTAEYAAAMRMLWREDVASFDGDFVRFDSIRVNPKPVAGSIPIVLGGNSDAALGRVAAWGDGWYGFNLADVPTVAERIAFLRRRCAESGRDPRELRLAVALREPRIADVGPLADLGVDELVLVEGPPADPHTVHDWVSALADRWSISPTGTLSLG from the coding sequence ATGCGGATCGGCCTGCACGCACTGGGCATCGGCAACGGGGCCAATCGTCTGATTCTTGACGCCGTCGCGGTCGCCGCTGAGCGCTGCGGTTTCGCCACCCTGTGGTCGGGTGAACACGTCGTGATGGTGGACAGTTCGCAGTCCCGCTACCCGTATTCCGACGACGGGCAGATCGCCGTGCCGTCGACCGCCGACTGGATCGACCCGCTGATCGGTTTGAGCTTCGCCGCCGCGGCGACCTCGACGATCGGTATCGCGACCGGCGTGTTGTTGCTGCCCGAACACAATCCGGTGGTGATGGCCAAGCAGGCGGCGACCCTGGACACGCTGTCCGGGGGGCGCTTCACCCTCGGGGTCGGTGTCGGCTGGTCTCGTGAGGAGTTCGACGCGCTGGGTGTCCCGTTCGAACGGCGTACTGCGCGCACGGCGGAGTATGCCGCGGCGATGCGGATGCTGTGGCGCGAGGACGTGGCTTCGTTCGACGGCGATTTCGTCCGTTTCGATTCGATCCGGGTCAATCCGAAACCCGTCGCAGGAAGCATCCCGATCGTGCTGGGCGGCAACAGTGATGCTGCCCTGGGCCGGGTGGCCGCGTGGGGTGATGGCTGGTACGGCTTCAACCTGGCCGACGTGCCGACGGTGGCCGAGCGCATCGCGTTTCTGCGCCGCAGGTGTGCGGAGAGCGGTCGCGATCCACGTGAACTGCGGCTGGCCGTGGCCCTTCGTGAACCGCGCATCGCAGATGTCGGTCCGCTGGCCGATCTCGGCGTGGACGAGTTGGTGCTGGTCGAGGGTCCGCCTGCCGACCCTCATACAGTGCACGACTGGGTGTCGGCGCTGGCCGACCGCTGGTCCATCAGCCCGACAGGAACTCTCTCCCTCGGGTGA